From Terriglobales bacterium, one genomic window encodes:
- a CDS encoding uracil-DNA glycosylase — MSVLNVLNKEVIGCRLCPRLVEYRERIGREKRRAYMDWDYWAKPVPGFGDPNARMLILGLAPGAHGSNRTGRPFTGDQSGYFMYPILYRTGFASQPNATHVDDGLKLIDVYITAPVRCAPPDNKPTPDEIANCAPYLDREIAALKNLKVVVVLGRIGFDAYLNYARRQGVIQRKTGYVFGHGLNYTMPDGRVLYASYHPSNQNTATGKLTEAMFTDVFREVKKLLVRL; from the coding sequence TTGTCTGTCTTGAATGTTCTAAACAAGGAAGTGATTGGCTGCCGGCTCTGTCCGCGCCTAGTCGAGTACCGTGAGCGCATCGGACGCGAAAAACGTCGTGCCTATATGGATTGGGACTATTGGGCCAAGCCTGTCCCTGGCTTCGGCGACCCCAACGCCCGGATGCTCATCCTCGGACTCGCCCCTGGCGCCCACGGCTCCAATCGTACCGGTCGTCCATTCACCGGAGATCAGTCCGGCTACTTCATGTATCCGATTCTGTATCGGACCGGGTTTGCGTCCCAACCCAACGCCACTCACGTCGACGACGGCCTGAAACTGATCGACGTCTACATCACGGCGCCGGTCCGTTGCGCCCCGCCGGACAACAAGCCCACCCCCGACGAAATTGCTAACTGCGCTCCCTACCTCGATCGCGAAATCGCCGCGTTGAAGAACTTGAAGGTCGTGGTCGTCCTCGGCCGGATCGGCTTCGATGCGTATCTAAACTACGCCAGGCGCCAAGGGGTGATTCAGCGAAAAACGGGCTACGTATTCGGCCATGGCCTGAACTACACCATGCCCGATGGACGAGTCCTATACGCGTCTTATCACCCGTCGAATCAGAACACCGCGACGGGTAAGCTGACTGAGGCAATGTTTACGGACGTATTCCGAGAAGTGAAAAAACTGCTCGTCCGGCTCTGA